A stretch of the Clostridiales bacterium genome encodes the following:
- a CDS encoding sugar transferase, translating into MSKKELPEMPYWDGPLSHPFYSKVVKRLLDLVLALILLVPGLILMIPLAVWVKLDSEGPVIYKAVRGGYHNQPFMIYKFRSMVVDADKSGGCTAKNDDRVTRAGRVMRRLKMDELPQLFNIIKGDMSFVGPRPELLLYTTQYTEEQQCIMWVRPGVTDRSSIVYIAQDEIVGEEDPVANFERLILPEKNRLRVEYAKTQSFGLDARLMLETIRGVFGKVKHG; encoded by the coding sequence ATGAGCAAGAAAGAACTGCCGGAGATGCCTTACTGGGACGGTCCGCTTTCGCACCCGTTCTACAGCAAGGTGGTCAAGCGGCTGCTGGACCTGGTGCTGGCGCTGATCCTGCTGGTGCCCGGCCTGATCCTGATGATCCCGCTGGCCGTGTGGGTGAAGCTGGACTCGGAAGGCCCGGTGATCTACAAGGCGGTGCGGGGCGGGTACCATAACCAGCCCTTCATGATCTACAAGTTCCGCAGCATGGTGGTGGACGCGGACAAGTCCGGCGGGTGCACGGCGAAGAACGACGACCGGGTGACCCGGGCCGGGCGCGTGATGCGCCGGCTGAAGATGGACGAGCTGCCCCAGCTGTTCAACATCATCAAAGGGGACATGAGCTTTGTCGGCCCGCGGCCGGAGCTGCTGCTGTACACGACGCAGTATACGGAGGAGCAGCAGTGCATCATGTGGGTGCGCCCGGGTGTGACCGACCGGAGCAGCATCGTATACATCGCCCAGGATGAGATCGTCGGGGAAGAAGACCCGGTGGCGAACTTTGAGCGGCTGATCCTGCCGGAGAAAAACCGGCTGCGGGTGGAATACGCGAAAACCCAGAGCTTCGGACTGGATGCCCGGCTGATGCTGGAAACCATCCGGGGCGTGTTCGGAAAGGTGAAGCATGGATAA
- a CDS encoding transketolase, whose protein sequence is MDNYEALVHSAFGGQKPDTSDPEVLAWLIRRNGLEMSHISRGSHIGSVFSVAEIIAVLYTGVLNVDPSDPKKPDRDRMILSKGHAGSAVYAALAETGFFPVEQLKTHYGNGSILSGHVSHKGIPGVEVSTGSLGHGLGIGTGMALGAKMDGETWRTWVVLGDGECDEGSVWEAALQAAQFGLDRLCAIVDYNHMQSLFTVEETLRLEPFEQKWKDFGWNAESVDGHDVRALRAACERAKANAGSGKPSVILAHTVKGKGVSFMENDILWHYRTPQGEEYEAALKELEAHRP, encoded by the coding sequence ATGGATAATTATGAGGCGCTTGTTCACAGCGCGTTCGGGGGACAGAAGCCGGATACATCGGATCCGGAAGTGCTGGCATGGCTGATCCGCCGGAACGGGCTGGAAATGAGCCACATCAGCCGCGGAAGCCATATCGGCAGCGTGTTCAGCGTTGCGGAGATCATCGCCGTGCTGTATACGGGCGTGCTGAATGTGGATCCCTCGGACCCGAAGAAGCCGGACCGTGACCGCATGATCCTGAGCAAGGGGCACGCGGGCAGCGCGGTTTACGCCGCCCTGGCGGAGACGGGCTTCTTCCCGGTGGAACAGCTGAAGACGCACTATGGCAACGGGTCGATCCTGAGCGGGCATGTGAGCCACAAGGGTATTCCCGGCGTGGAGGTATCCACCGGATCCCTCGGCCACGGGCTGGGCATCGGGACGGGCATGGCGCTGGGCGCGAAGATGGACGGGGAAACCTGGCGGACCTGGGTGGTGCTCGGCGACGGGGAATGCGACGAAGGCTCCGTGTGGGAAGCGGCGCTGCAGGCGGCGCAGTTCGGCCTGGACCGGCTGTGCGCCATCGTGGACTACAACCATATGCAGAGCCTTTTCACGGTGGAGGAAACGCTGCGGCTGGAACCATTTGAACAGAAGTGGAAGGACTTCGGATGGAACGCTGAGAGCGTGGACGGCCACGACGTGCGCGCCCTGCGCGCCGCGTGTGAGCGGGCGAAGGCCAACGCGGGCAGTGGAAAGCCCAGCGTGATCCTGGCCCATACCGTGAAGGGCAAGGGCGTATCCTTTATGGAGAACGACATCCTGTGGCATTACCGGACGCCGCAGGGAGAGGAATATGAGGCAGCGCTGAAGGAACTGGAGGCGCATCGGCCATGA
- a CDS encoding transketolase — MRDAFVRALLEEMEADSRIVLITGDLGFGVLKPMWERFPDRIIDAGIAEQGMVSMAAGLAATGRTVFVYSIGNFPTLRPLEQIRNDCAYPGANVKIVCVGGGFVYGSLGMSHHATEDIAALRALPGVTCFTPGDPAEAEAVTHRAVRTPGTCYLRLGRGNEPKIHPGPVTGWEMPAPLTLREGTDTALLSAGGILTQTVEAAKLLEAKGISAEVVSFPCIKPMDGEAVRKLTERFRHIVTVEEHNIMGGFGSAVCEIAAETGNGCRIHRIGLQDCYTSVVGSQQYLREIYGMDAKAIAEKTEAWLNEA, encoded by the coding sequence ATGAGAGACGCTTTCGTACGGGCCCTGCTGGAGGAAATGGAAGCCGACAGCCGGATTGTGCTGATTACGGGCGACCTGGGATTTGGCGTGCTGAAACCTATGTGGGAACGGTTCCCGGACCGGATCATCGACGCGGGCATCGCGGAACAGGGCATGGTGAGCATGGCCGCCGGGCTTGCGGCGACCGGCCGGACGGTTTTTGTGTATTCGATCGGGAATTTCCCGACGCTGCGGCCGCTGGAGCAGATCCGGAATGACTGCGCGTACCCGGGCGCGAACGTGAAAATCGTCTGCGTCGGGGGCGGCTTCGTATACGGAAGCCTCGGCATGAGCCACCACGCGACGGAGGACATCGCGGCCCTGCGGGCTTTGCCGGGAGTGACGTGCTTTACCCCCGGGGATCCGGCGGAGGCCGAGGCGGTGACGCACCGGGCGGTGCGGACCCCGGGCACCTGCTACCTGCGGCTGGGCCGCGGCAATGAGCCGAAAATCCATCCCGGCCCGGTGACCGGCTGGGAAATGCCCGCGCCGCTGACGCTGCGGGAGGGAACGGACACCGCGCTGCTGAGCGCGGGCGGCATCCTGACCCAGACGGTGGAAGCCGCGAAGCTGCTGGAAGCGAAAGGCATCTCCGCGGAGGTGGTGAGCTTCCCGTGCATCAAACCGATGGACGGAGAGGCTGTGCGGAAGCTGACGGAACGGTTCCGGCACATTGTGACGGTGGAAGAGCACAACATTATGGGCGGATTCGGAAGCGCGGTGTGCGAAATCGCCGCGGAAACCGGGAACGGATGCCGGATCCACCGGATCGGCCTGCAGGACTGCTACACATCCGTGGTGGGCAGCCAGCAGTACCTGCGGGAAATCTACGGGATGGATGCGAAAGCGATCGCGGAAAAGACGGAGGCCTGGCTGAATGAAGCATGA
- a CDS encoding LicD family protein, which translates to MKHELTLEEIHEELLEQLRDITAICDRYGIEYNLMCGTLLGCVRHHGFIPWDDDVDLLMTRAEFSRFRTVYPKECDARFELTYLDTWTPRVMNRDPEKAAAFTDFFILDALPPEGIRRKLHLLHLHLLQGMMKKNVDYSRFGLKNRILLRATHLLGLPFSYAWKAKRYEKVSTKYREGNDLHMSNGAFELMTHVWHPEQFEKKIRGQFEDLECLIPEKYDEVLIVLFGPDYMTPPPVEERVAKHLDL; encoded by the coding sequence ATGAAGCATGAACTGACGCTGGAGGAAATCCACGAGGAGCTGCTGGAGCAGCTGCGGGATATCACCGCCATCTGCGACCGGTACGGAATTGAGTATAACCTGATGTGCGGGACGCTGCTGGGCTGCGTGCGCCACCACGGCTTTATCCCGTGGGATGACGACGTGGACCTGCTGATGACCCGGGCGGAATTCAGCCGGTTCCGCACGGTGTATCCCAAGGAATGCGACGCGCGGTTTGAGCTGACCTACCTGGATACCTGGACACCCCGCGTGATGAACCGGGACCCGGAAAAGGCCGCCGCATTCACGGACTTCTTCATCCTCGACGCGCTGCCGCCGGAGGGCATCCGCCGGAAGCTGCACCTGCTGCACCTGCACCTGCTGCAGGGTATGATGAAAAAGAACGTCGACTACAGCCGGTTCGGGCTGAAAAACCGGATCCTGCTGCGGGCGACCCACCTGCTGGGACTTCCGTTCAGCTACGCCTGGAAGGCGAAACGGTACGAGAAGGTATCCACGAAATACCGGGAAGGGAACGACCTGCACATGTCCAACGGCGCGTTTGAGCTGATGACGCATGTGTGGCACCCGGAACAGTTTGAGAAGAAAATCCGGGGGCAGTTCGAGGACCTCGAGTGCCTGATTCCGGAGAAGTATGACGAGGTGCTGATTGTCCTGTTCGGGCCGGACTACATGACGCCGCCGCCGGTGGAGGAGCGCGTTGCCAAGCACCTGGACCTGTAG
- a CDS encoding MBL fold metallo-hydrolase, with translation MYFCPLYSGSSGNALFVQYGNTRLLVDAGKPGKAIADALAKIGVGMETISGVLITHEHSDHIAGAGVLARRYHLPMYATAGTWQGIGSKIGEIPPGLTRVIGTDREFYLGDIGVSPFSIPHDAADPVGFRLWGGNLSISTATDLGHFSADVYRRIAGSDLVLLESNHDPDMLRANPKYAPALKKRILGDYGHLSNEACASALLKLIAGGTGTVILGHLSGENNTPGLARRVSEKTLAQEGIRPGTDVQLQIALRDETGEVYCIQENSKA, from the coding sequence ATGTATTTCTGCCCGCTGTATTCCGGATCGAGCGGGAACGCCCTGTTTGTGCAGTACGGAAACACCCGGCTGCTGGTGGATGCCGGGAAGCCCGGCAAGGCGATCGCGGACGCGCTGGCGAAGATCGGCGTGGGAATGGAGACGATCAGCGGTGTGCTGATTACGCACGAGCATTCAGACCATATTGCCGGCGCCGGCGTGCTGGCACGGCGGTACCACCTGCCGATGTACGCGACGGCGGGCACCTGGCAGGGAATCGGCAGCAAGATCGGGGAGATCCCGCCGGGACTGACCCGGGTGATCGGGACGGACCGGGAGTTTTACCTGGGGGATATCGGCGTGTCGCCGTTCTCCATTCCGCATGACGCGGCAGACCCGGTGGGGTTCCGGCTGTGGGGCGGAAACCTGAGCATTTCCACTGCGACCGACCTCGGACATTTTTCCGCCGACGTTTACCGGCGGATTGCCGGCAGCGACCTGGTGCTGCTGGAAAGCAACCATGATCCGGATATGCTGCGGGCGAACCCGAAGTACGCGCCCGCGCTGAAAAAGCGGATCCTGGGGGATTACGGCCACCTGAGCAATGAAGCATGCGCGTCGGCGCTGCTGAAGCTGATTGCCGGGGGTACCGGCACGGTGATCCTGGGCCACCTGAGCGGGGAGAACAATACCCCGGGACTGGCCCGGCGCGTGTCGGAAAAAACGCTCGCACAGGAGGGCATCCGGCCGGGCACGGACGTGCAGCTGCAGATTGCCCTGCGGGATGAGACGGGCGAAGTTTACTGTATTCAGGAGAATTCAAAGGCATGA
- a CDS encoding ABC-F family ATP-binding cassette domain-containing protein, protein MIILAVQDIQKSFGTHEVLKGVSFTLQEQERMGLVGVNGSGKSTLMKIIAGIETADSGTVSIQKGLRMGYLAQQGEFREGETVRETLESVFEPLVQMEAEMRDLEQKMAEQGDDPEALRRLGGRYDALMHEFERRNGYGWRSQVSGVLKGLDLRDHADMPVNRLSGGERTRLCLGRMLLSEPDLLLLDEPTNHLDLKSIAWLEEYLQGYRGAVLVISHDRYFMDHVCGRMAELLMGGLETYTGNYTQYLEKRTEVYEIRMKAWELQQKEIARQEAVIAMYRRFNREKSIRLAESREKRLEKIERLERPQEEGTVHFRFETRRRTGDDVLQTDRLKKSYGDRVLFSDLDIHVKAGDRIALIGDNGTGKSTLLKCLTGEEKPDAGVIRWGTGVDIGYYDQHQAGLHENKTVLDEVWDRFPRMEQYEVRGALGMFLFTGDDVFAPVSTLSGGEKGRVALTELMLRKDNVLLLDEPTNHLDMDSREVLENALADFPGTIIAVSHDRYFINRFAEKVCVLENGALKEYLGNYDSYFEKVSRAEEPDGEYAGMTRTAIDKEKKKSREEQQRIKAEKERMAALEARIAVAEREAAVLENALADPETWKDAGSAAEKTRKYNALKDEIEQLYEEYAELG, encoded by the coding sequence ATGATTATACTGGCCGTGCAGGATATACAGAAAAGCTTCGGCACGCATGAGGTGCTGAAGGGCGTTTCGTTTACCCTGCAGGAGCAGGAACGCATGGGCCTGGTGGGTGTGAACGGCAGCGGCAAGAGCACGCTGATGAAGATCATCGCCGGGATCGAAACCGCGGACAGCGGAACGGTCAGCATCCAGAAGGGGCTGCGGATGGGCTACCTGGCGCAGCAGGGTGAATTCCGGGAAGGGGAGACCGTCCGGGAAACGCTGGAAAGCGTATTTGAGCCGCTGGTGCAGATGGAAGCCGAAATGCGGGACCTGGAGCAGAAAATGGCCGAGCAGGGGGATGATCCCGAAGCACTGCGCCGCCTGGGGGGCCGCTATGACGCCCTGATGCATGAGTTTGAGCGGCGGAACGGATACGGATGGCGCAGCCAGGTATCCGGCGTCCTGAAGGGACTGGACCTGCGGGACCATGCGGATATGCCGGTGAACCGCCTGAGCGGCGGGGAGCGGACACGCCTGTGCCTGGGCCGGATGCTGCTGTCGGAGCCGGACCTGCTGCTGCTGGACGAGCCGACCAACCACCTGGACCTGAAGAGCATCGCCTGGCTGGAGGAATACCTCCAGGGCTACCGCGGCGCCGTGCTGGTGATCAGCCATGACCGCTATTTTATGGACCATGTGTGCGGGCGGATGGCGGAACTGCTCATGGGCGGCCTGGAGACCTATACCGGCAACTATACGCAGTACCTGGAGAAACGGACGGAAGTATACGAAATCCGGATGAAGGCCTGGGAACTGCAGCAGAAGGAAATCGCGCGGCAGGAAGCCGTGATCGCGATGTACCGGCGCTTCAACCGGGAGAAGAGCATCCGACTGGCGGAGAGCCGGGAAAAGCGGCTGGAGAAGATCGAGCGCCTGGAGCGCCCCCAGGAGGAAGGAACCGTCCATTTCCGGTTTGAAACGCGGCGGCGCACCGGCGACGACGTGCTGCAGACGGACCGGCTGAAGAAAAGCTACGGGGACCGCGTGCTGTTTTCGGACCTGGACATCCATGTGAAAGCCGGGGACCGGATTGCCCTGATCGGCGACAACGGCACGGGCAAGTCCACCCTGCTGAAGTGCCTGACCGGCGAGGAAAAGCCGGACGCGGGTGTGATCCGCTGGGGCACCGGCGTGGACATCGGGTATTACGACCAGCACCAGGCCGGGCTGCACGAGAACAAGACGGTGCTCGACGAGGTGTGGGACCGCTTTCCGCGGATGGAGCAGTATGAGGTGCGCGGCGCGCTGGGCATGTTCCTGTTTACCGGGGACGACGTGTTCGCACCGGTCAGCACGCTGAGCGGCGGCGAGAAGGGCCGGGTGGCCCTGACTGAGCTGATGCTGCGGAAGGACAACGTGCTGCTGCTGGACGAACCGACCAACCACCTGGACATGGACAGCCGCGAGGTGCTGGAAAACGCGCTGGCGGATTTCCCGGGAACGATCATCGCGGTGAGCCATGACCGGTATTTCATCAACCGGTTTGCGGAGAAGGTATGCGTGCTGGAGAACGGCGCGCTGAAGGAATACCTGGGCAACTACGACAGCTACTTTGAAAAGGTTTCGCGCGCGGAAGAACCGGACGGGGAATACGCCGGAATGACCCGCACCGCGATTGACAAGGAAAAGAAGAAGAGCCGCGAGGAACAGCAGCGGATCAAGGCGGAGAAGGAACGCATGGCGGCGCTGGAAGCCCGGATCGCCGTGGCGGAACGGGAAGCCGCGGTGCTGGAGAACGCGCTGGCGGATCCGGAAACGTGGAAGGACGCCGGAAGCGCGGCCGAAAAAACGCGGAAATACAACGCGCTGAAGGATGAAATTGAGCAGCTGTACGAGGAGTACGCGGAGCTCGGGTAA
- a CDS encoding DUF4358 domain-containing protein, which translates to MKRIMLLLLAAMLLVLDACSAPEKGAPASDAPASLAEKVNMIAEDAGNLAALTAEDLEDVLGAVPADYTEFVFLQSEGMDGRELLAVRAADRDAAGRVAGMAEAYLERRLKETRNYAPEAYKLLSEAKVRTKNLTVVLAVGPNGTQEADFILAGE; encoded by the coding sequence ATGAAAAGGATAATGCTGCTCCTGCTGGCCGCAATGCTCCTGGTGCTGGACGCCTGCAGCGCACCGGAAAAAGGCGCGCCGGCAAGCGATGCGCCGGCCTCCCTGGCAGAGAAAGTAAATATGATTGCCGAGGACGCCGGGAACCTGGCGGCCCTGACTGCGGAGGACCTTGAAGACGTGCTGGGCGCGGTGCCCGCGGATTACACGGAGTTTGTGTTTCTCCAGAGCGAGGGAATGGACGGACGGGAGCTTCTGGCAGTCCGGGCCGCTGACCGGGATGCGGCCGGGCGGGTGGCCGGAATGGCGGAAGCATACCTGGAACGCCGCCTGAAGGAGACCCGGAATTATGCCCCGGAGGCATACAAACTGCTTTCGGAGGCCAAAGTCCGGACGAAAAACCTGACGGTTGTCCTGGCCGTCGGGCCGAATGGCACTCAAGAGGCGGATTTTATCCTGGCAGGAGAATAA
- a CDS encoding MBOAT family protein, with protein MVFCSFTFLLFFMPLVLLGYRFLPHRAKQPFLLCASLVFYGWGMPAWLILLLYVMILDYAGALLMDRFHAQKKIILAVLIVLNLLPLGWFKYAAFLNDTLAAVTGVSLMKDSPLLPAGISFFTFQGMSYLIDVYRGNARVQRSFVRFGVYLSMFPQLVAGPIVRYIDLEAQLENPAEISTAAMRDGLNRFAVGLAKKVLLADAMGRFWGRISGGLPEAGLVGAWMGLMAFSFQIFFDFSGYSDMALGLGKAMGFTFPENFDRPYRAKSLTEFWRKWHMSLTTWFREYVYIPLGGNRKGRTRRNLNILIVWALTGLWHGAGWNFVLWGLWFGVLLIAEKKWVLGREWAERMPGWLRRILTYLPVLLGWGMFTGKWQVFPAMAGVYGLAPAAGPALECAAFLPVLLVCMAVSFLPEVKMPKLKKAAPLLLVLCLAALAAQGYAPFVYFQF; from the coding sequence ATGGTTTTCTGTTCATTTACATTTCTGCTGTTTTTCATGCCGTTGGTTTTGCTCGGATACCGGTTCCTGCCGCACCGGGCAAAGCAGCCTTTCCTGCTGTGCGCTTCCCTGGTGTTTTACGGATGGGGAATGCCGGCATGGCTGATCCTGCTGCTGTATGTGATGATCCTGGATTATGCCGGCGCCCTGCTGATGGACCGGTTCCATGCCCAAAAGAAAATAATCCTGGCGGTGCTGATCGTGCTCAACCTGCTGCCGCTGGGCTGGTTCAAGTATGCCGCGTTTCTGAATGACACGCTGGCGGCGGTGACCGGAGTCAGCCTGATGAAGGACTCACCGCTGCTTCCGGCCGGCATTTCTTTTTTTACATTCCAGGGAATGTCCTACCTGATTGATGTGTACCGGGGAAATGCCAGGGTACAGCGGAGCTTTGTGCGGTTCGGTGTATACCTGAGCATGTTTCCACAGCTGGTTGCCGGCCCGATTGTACGGTATATCGACCTGGAAGCCCAGCTGGAAAACCCGGCGGAGATCAGTACGGCAGCGATGCGGGACGGGCTGAACCGGTTTGCGGTAGGCCTGGCCAAGAAGGTGCTGCTTGCGGATGCCATGGGCCGGTTCTGGGGCCGGATCAGCGGAGGACTTCCGGAGGCCGGGCTGGTCGGCGCGTGGATGGGACTGATGGCTTTTTCCTTCCAGATATTCTTCGATTTCTCCGGTTATTCGGATATGGCGCTGGGCCTGGGCAAAGCGATGGGCTTCACATTCCCGGAAAACTTTGACCGGCCGTACCGCGCGAAAAGCCTGACGGAATTCTGGCGGAAATGGCATATGAGCCTGACCACCTGGTTCCGTGAATATGTGTATATTCCGCTGGGCGGAAACCGGAAGGGAAGGACACGGAGGAACCTGAACATCCTGATCGTCTGGGCACTGACCGGACTCTGGCACGGAGCAGGATGGAATTTTGTGCTGTGGGGGCTCTGGTTCGGTGTGCTGCTGATCGCGGAAAAGAAATGGGTGCTTGGGCGTGAATGGGCAGAGCGGATGCCGGGATGGCTTCGGCGGATCCTGACCTACCTGCCCGTACTGCTGGGATGGGGAATGTTTACCGGAAAATGGCAGGTATTCCCTGCTATGGCCGGGGTTTACGGACTGGCGCCGGCAGCCGGGCCGGCGCTGGAGTGCGCGGCGTTCCTGCCGGTGCTGCTGGTGTGCATGGCGGTTTCCTTCCTGCCGGAAGTGAAGATGCCAAAGCTGAAAAAAGCCGCGCCGCTGCTGCTGGTCCTGTGCCTGGCGGCGCTGGCCGCGCAGGGATATGCGCCGTTTGTATATTTCCAGTTCTGA
- the rpsJ gene encoding 30S ribosomal protein S10, whose protein sequence is MANQKIRIKLKSYEHKLIDQSAERIVETAKRTGARVSGPIPLPTEREIVTILRAVHKYKDSREQFERRTHKRLIDINNPNPKTVDAMMKLDLPAGVEIEMKL, encoded by the coding sequence ATGGCCAACCAGAAAATCCGTATCAAGCTGAAGAGCTACGAGCACAAACTGATCGACCAGAGCGCAGAGCGGATCGTTGAAACCGCAAAGCGCACCGGCGCTCGTGTCTCCGGACCGATCCCGCTCCCCACGGAGAGAGAGATCGTCACCATCCTTCGCGCTGTGCATAAGTACAAGGACAGCCGCGAACAGTTCGAACGCCGCACCCACAAGCGGTTGATCGACATCAACAATCCGAACCCGAAGACGGTGGACGCCATGATGAAGCTCGATCTTCCTGCTGGTGTCGAAATCGAAATGAAACTGTAA
- the rplC gene encoding 50S ribosomal protein L3, with amino-acid sequence MKKAIVGKKIGMTQVFTEDGRLVPVTVIEAGPCTVVQTKTKESDGYEAVQVGFGDLAENRAKKLLTKPELGHFKKAGVEAKRTLREFRFDDCSGYKVGDVLKCDQFASGDKIDITGTSKGHGYTGAIQRWNQHTGPMAHGSKYHRGVGSLSANSDPSRVFKNKHMAGHYGVDRVTVQNLEVVQVDAERNLLLVKGAVPGPNEGLLIIRDTCKA; translated from the coding sequence ATGAAGAAAGCGATCGTTGGTAAAAAGATCGGCATGACGCAGGTCTTCACCGAAGACGGCCGTCTCGTTCCGGTCACCGTGATTGAAGCGGGCCCCTGCACGGTAGTGCAGACCAAAACCAAGGAATCCGACGGTTACGAAGCCGTTCAGGTCGGTTTCGGCGACCTGGCCGAGAACCGCGCCAAGAAGCTGCTGACCAAGCCGGAACTCGGACATTTCAAGAAGGCCGGTGTGGAAGCGAAGCGGACCCTGCGGGAGTTCCGGTTCGATGACTGCAGCGGATACAAAGTCGGCGACGTTCTCAAGTGCGATCAGTTCGCCAGCGGCGACAAGATCGACATCACCGGCACCAGCAAGGGTCACGGCTATACCGGCGCCATCCAGCGCTGGAATCAGCACACCGGCCCCATGGCCCATGGTTCCAAGTATCACCGCGGCGTGGGTTCCCTGAGCGCGAACTCCGACCCCTCCCGCGTGTTCAAGAACAAGCATATGGCGGGCCATTACGGTGTGGACCGGGTGACGGTTCAGAATCTGGAAGTCGTCCAGGTGGACGCGGAACGCAACCTGCTGCTGGTCAAGGGCGCTGTGCCCGGCCCCAACGAAGGTCTGCTGATCATCCGTGACACCTGCAAGGCCTGA
- the rplD gene encoding 50S ribosomal protein L4 has protein sequence MPKTALYNMEGKAIGEIELSEEIFAAPINEAAMHLMVRSYLAAQRQGTQSALSRGEVRGGGRKIYRQKGTGNARHHGNRAPQFRHGGVVFAPKPRDYDLAVNKKVRRLAFKSALTSKLNAGEIVVVDSLELKEAKTKLMAGVLKALDAEKKALVVLPERDETVIRATNNLPEAKISYVNTLNVYDILNAGKVVLTKAAKESVEEVYA, from the coding sequence ATGCCTAAGACTGCATTATATAATATGGAAGGAAAGGCCATCGGAGAGATCGAGCTGAGCGAGGAAATCTTCGCCGCGCCGATCAACGAAGCTGCGATGCACCTGATGGTCCGTTCCTACCTGGCCGCGCAGCGGCAGGGAACCCAGAGCGCCCTCTCCCGCGGCGAAGTCCGCGGAGGCGGCCGGAAGATCTACCGCCAGAAGGGCACCGGCAATGCCCGGCACCATGGCAACCGCGCACCCCAGTTCCGCCACGGCGGCGTGGTGTTCGCGCCGAAGCCCCGTGATTACGACCTGGCCGTGAACAAGAAGGTTCGCCGCCTGGCCTTCAAGAGCGCCCTGACCTCCAAGCTGAACGCCGGTGAGATCGTGGTGGTCGACAGCCTGGAGCTGAAGGAAGCCAAGACGAAGCTGATGGCCGGTGTGCTGAAGGCACTGGATGCCGAGAAGAAGGCGCTGGTGGTCCTGCCGGAGCGGGATGAAACCGTGATCCGCGCGACCAACAACCTGCCCGAGGCGAAGATCAGCTACGTGAACACCCTGAATGTGTATGACATCCTGAACGCGGGCAAGGTCGTGCTGACCAAGGCCGCCAAGGAGTCCGTCGAGGAGGTGTACGCATAA
- the rplW gene encoding 50S ribosomal protein L23: MKDPHDIIKRPVLTEKAYEGIEDKRYVFEVDIRANKAEIKSAIEAVFADDGVKVAKVNTVRTIGKMKRQGRTQGMTPETKKAYVILKKDSKPIKFFEGMAQ; encoded by the coding sequence ATGAAGGATCCTCATGATATCATCAAGCGCCCCGTACTGACGGAAAAGGCGTATGAAGGCATCGAAGACAAGCGTTACGTCTTCGAAGTGGACATCCGGGCCAACAAGGCCGAGATCAAGAGCGCCATTGAAGCGGTTTTCGCGGATGACGGCGTGAAGGTGGCCAAGGTGAACACCGTCCGGACCATCGGTAAGATGAAGCGGCAGGGCCGCACCCAGGGTATGACCCCGGAGACCAAGAAGGCTTACGTGATCCTGAAGAAGGATTCCAAGCCGATCAAGTTCTTCGAAGGCATGGCCCAGTAA
- the rplB gene encoding 50S ribosomal protein L2, translating to MAIRVYKPTSPARRFMSVLTYEEITKKTPEKSLVENLKKHSGRNKQGKITVRHQGGGNKQKYRIIDFKRDKVDIPAKVNAIEYDPNRSAFIALLFYADGEKRYILAPLGLKVGDTVISSENADIKPGNALPIANIPVGTLIHNLELKPGRGGQLVRSAGNSAQLMAKENGYAQVRLPSGEMRKLPLNAKATIGTVGNTDHENVRIGKAGRTRHMGIRPTVRGVVMNPCDHPHGGGEGKSPVGMPAPVTPWGKPALGLKTRKHKKYSNKMIVKRAGSK from the coding sequence ATGGCTATTCGAGTTTACAAGCCGACTTCGCCCGCCCGCCGGTTCATGTCGGTTCTGACTTATGAGGAGATCACCAAGAAGACTCCTGAAAAGAGCCTGGTGGAGAACCTGAAGAAGCACTCCGGCCGGAACAAGCAGGGCAAGATCACGGTTCGCCATCAGGGCGGCGGCAACAAGCAGAAGTACCGCATTATTGATTTCAAGCGTGACAAGGTGGACATCCCCGCGAAGGTGAATGCCATCGAGTACGATCCCAACCGCAGCGCCTTCATCGCCCTGCTGTTCTACGCGGACGGCGAGAAGCGCTACATCCTGGCTCCTCTGGGGCTGAAAGTCGGGGACACCGTGATCTCCAGCGAGAACGCGGACATCAAGCCGGGCAATGCGCTGCCCATCGCGAACATCCCCGTCGGTACCCTGATCCACAACCTGGAGCTGAAGCCCGGCCGCGGCGGCCAGCTGGTCCGTTCCGCCGGCAACAGCGCCCAGCTGATGGCGAAGGAAAACGGTTACGCGCAGGTGCGTCTTCCCAGCGGTGAAATGCGGAAGCTGCCGCTGAACGCCAAGGCGACCATCGGAACCGTAGGCAACACGGACCATGAGAACGTTCGGATCGGTAAGGCCGGCCGGACGCGCCACATGGGTATCCGCCCGACCGTCCGCGGCGTGGTCATGAATCCCTGTGATCACCCCCATGGCGGCGGCGAAGGCAAGAGCCCCGTCGGTATGCCTGCTCCTGTGACTCCCTGGGGTAAGCCCGCGCTGGGCCTGAAGACCCGGAAGCACAAGAAGTATTCCAACAAGATGATCGTCAAGCGGGCCGGAAGCAAGTAA